Proteins encoded by one window of Enterococcus faecalis:
- a CDS encoding (Fe-S)-binding protein, whose amino-acid sequence MKVSIFSTCVVDLLFPNVGQAMVEVLERYGCETVLPTSQTCCGQPTYNSGYVTESTTTLKNQIDSFDGADYVVGPAGSCVGMMKEYHKFLADDPIYGPKAQRLAERTYEFSQFLYRVLGVKDVGATLHGKATYHRSCHMTRILNERESPFVLLDHVKGLEMIPLGHLENCCGFGGTFSVKMPAISEQMVTEKMNDVIDTGAEILISADMGCLMNIGGKFNRDGKKIKIMHIAEVLNHEVDEARMDQPQIISVG is encoded by the coding sequence GTGAAAGTGAGTATATTTTCGACATGCGTGGTGGATTTACTTTTTCCAAATGTAGGGCAAGCAATGGTAGAGGTTTTGGAACGTTATGGCTGTGAAACGGTTTTACCAACAAGCCAAACGTGTTGTGGTCAGCCAACGTACAATAGTGGCTATGTGACAGAGAGCACGACAACGCTTAAGAATCAAATTGATAGTTTTGACGGTGCCGATTATGTGGTGGGACCTGCGGGGTCTTGTGTCGGCATGATGAAAGAATACCACAAATTTTTAGCAGATGATCCTATTTATGGACCAAAAGCACAACGTTTAGCTGAGCGAACTTATGAGTTTAGTCAGTTTCTTTATCGTGTCTTAGGGGTCAAAGATGTTGGCGCAACGTTACATGGGAAAGCCACTTATCATCGTTCTTGTCATATGACGCGAATTTTAAATGAACGAGAATCACCCTTTGTTTTGTTGGATCATGTGAAAGGATTAGAAATGATTCCTTTAGGACATCTTGAAAATTGTTGCGGATTTGGCGGAACGTTTTCAGTGAAAATGCCAGCTATTTCTGAACAAATGGTGACGGAAAAAATGAACGATGTGATTGATACAGGCGCAGAAATTTTAATTAGTGCGGATATGGGTTGCCTGATGAATATCGGGGGTAAATTCAATCGTGATGGGAAAAAGATTAAGATTATGCATATTGCAGAAGTCCTTAATCACGAAGTGGATGAAGCACGCATGGATCAACCGCAAATCATATCGGTAGGGTAA
- a CDS encoding LutB/LldF family L-lactate oxidation iron-sulfur protein — MGLSTSNKPLSERIEESKKDVFMQKAVAKAQDAQWEKREGAREALGNWPQWRELGEQIRQHTIQYLPDYLEEFSDNVAKRGGKVFFAQTAEEANEYVKQVVLEKKAKKIVKSKSMVTTEVDIDPMLLGLDDVSVMETDLAEFILQMDDWDEPSHIVFPSIHKNREQIRQVFAKKLGYQGDNDPVNLARCAREVMRKFFLEAEIGITGCNFAIADSGLINLNTNEGNADLTISIPKTQIVLMGMERIVPTMREAEVLDNLLARSAVGQNLTTYVTFAGQKNADESDGPEEFHVVILDNGRSKALGTAFQPVLQCIRCGSCLNVCPVYRHIGGHGYGSIYPGPIGAVLSPILGGYKQFGELPYASSLCGACTETCPVKIPLHELLIEHRKVMTDDLKMKHGFEDFQMRMVGKATGSPAMFKAAMKVDHAAAGILSKQKDITVENMYNHGGYLDKGPGLVKGWTDVRDLPRPPKSSENFRSWFKKHQEGEKND; from the coding sequence GTGGGATTATCAACGAGCAATAAGCCGTTAAGTGAACGAATTGAAGAAAGTAAAAAAGATGTGTTTATGCAAAAGGCTGTCGCCAAAGCACAAGATGCCCAATGGGAGAAACGAGAAGGTGCGCGGGAAGCTTTAGGCAATTGGCCACAATGGCGTGAACTGGGAGAACAAATTCGCCAACATACAATTCAGTATCTGCCTGACTATTTAGAAGAGTTCAGTGATAACGTTGCCAAACGAGGTGGCAAAGTCTTTTTTGCTCAAACCGCCGAAGAGGCCAATGAATATGTGAAGCAAGTGGTTCTAGAAAAAAAGGCGAAAAAAATTGTGAAATCTAAATCAATGGTGACGACCGAAGTCGATATAGATCCAATGTTATTGGGATTAGACGATGTTAGTGTGATGGAAACAGATTTGGCGGAATTCATTTTACAAATGGATGACTGGGATGAGCCGTCACATATTGTTTTCCCAAGTATTCATAAAAATCGCGAACAGATTCGTCAGGTTTTTGCGAAAAAATTAGGGTATCAAGGAGATAATGACCCGGTAAATTTGGCACGCTGTGCACGAGAAGTGATGCGCAAATTCTTTTTGGAAGCGGAGATTGGCATTACAGGTTGTAATTTCGCTATTGCGGATAGCGGCTTAATTAACTTAAATACAAATGAAGGAAATGCTGATTTGACCATCAGTATTCCTAAGACACAAATCGTGTTAATGGGGATGGAAAGAATCGTACCAACAATGCGTGAAGCAGAGGTTTTAGATAACCTTTTAGCCAGAAGTGCCGTTGGTCAAAATTTAACAACGTATGTGACGTTTGCCGGGCAAAAAAATGCGGATGAATCCGATGGTCCAGAAGAATTTCACGTGGTCATTTTGGATAACGGACGTTCAAAAGCGTTAGGAACAGCCTTTCAGCCAGTCTTACAGTGTATTCGTTGTGGGTCTTGTCTGAATGTTTGTCCGGTCTATCGCCATATTGGAGGGCACGGTTATGGCTCTATTTATCCAGGACCAATTGGTGCTGTGCTTTCTCCAATTTTAGGTGGATATAAACAGTTTGGGGAATTGCCTTATGCATCTAGTCTTTGTGGGGCATGTACGGAAACGTGTCCTGTGAAAATTCCATTGCACGAATTATTAATTGAACATCGTAAAGTGATGACCGATGATCTGAAAATGAAACATGGATTTGAAGATTTCCAAATGCGTATGGTAGGTAAAGCCACTGGTTCACCAGCAATGTTTAAAGCAGCCATGAAAGTCGATCATGCTGCAGCGGGCATTTTAAGTAAACAAAAAGACATTACTGTTGAAAACATGTACAATCATGGAGGCTACCTTGATAAAGGACCAGGGTTAGTAAAAGGTTGGACCGATGTTCGTGATTTGCCAAGACCACCAAAATCTTCAGAAAACTTCAGAAGTTGGTTCAAAAAACATCAAGAAGGTGAAAAAAATGACTAA
- a CDS encoding LutC/YkgG family protein codes for MTNEAIQNREPFLQNLREKLGVEKQPVSAHPFEPVNHLPEEQLADKTPAELLTIVKERVETIHTNLVETTQENLLTTIQQIVAEFGGGNLLLPTDARFEAYGLADLAKSLEAVSVKQWQPGSEQREANIQTAAQANIAIAFAEFLLAESGTIVVESNAGQGRALHFLPKHYISIIPFSKLVPRSTQPAAFYTEKIEKGEKIGSAIHFISGPSNSGDIEMQLVVGLHGPLEVCYVVVMDR; via the coding sequence ATGACTAATGAAGCGATTCAAAATCGAGAACCTTTTTTACAAAATCTACGAGAAAAATTAGGCGTAGAAAAACAGCCTGTTTCGGCCCATCCATTTGAGCCAGTTAATCATTTACCAGAAGAACAGTTGGCAGATAAAACACCAGCAGAGCTATTAACGATTGTGAAAGAACGTGTGGAAACGATTCACACGAACTTAGTGGAAACCACACAAGAAAATTTACTGACGACGATTCAGCAAATTGTTGCTGAGTTTGGTGGGGGCAATCTTTTATTGCCAACAGATGCACGTTTTGAAGCCTATGGATTAGCTGATTTAGCTAAGTCATTAGAGGCTGTTTCTGTTAAGCAATGGCAACCTGGAAGTGAGCAACGAGAAGCGAATATTCAAACAGCTGCTCAGGCAAATATCGCGATTGCCTTTGCTGAGTTTTTACTAGCTGAATCAGGAACGATTGTGGTGGAGTCCAATGCGGGGCAAGGCAGAGCTTTACACTTTTTACCGAAGCATTACATTTCAATTATACCGTTTAGCAAACTCGTTCCACGTTCGACTCAGCCAGCAGCTTTTTATACAGAAAAAATAGAAAAAGGTGAAAAAATCGGCTCAGCGATTCACTTTATTTCAGGGCCTTCTAATTCAGGAGATATTGAAATGCAACTGGTTGTCGGGTTGCATGGTCCTTTAGAAGTTTGTTACGTGGTTGTGATGGATCGCTAA
- the lepB gene encoding signal peptidase I produces MSLKSKELIKTVVFFACLALGLFLLRQFVFTPVVVRGHSMDPTLADGERVITLKNTEINRFDIITFPAPDEPDKNYIKRVIGLPGDTIAYKDDTLYINGKEVDEPYLDEFKKALTDGQPLTGDFSLKEKVPADSYFVLGDNRRNSKDGRVIGFIHKKDILGEVKFVMWPFSRFGPIPEVSKQ; encoded by the coding sequence ATGAGTTTGAAATCAAAAGAATTAATTAAAACAGTCGTCTTTTTTGCCTGTTTAGCTTTGGGTCTGTTTTTACTGAGACAATTTGTATTTACGCCTGTCGTAGTGAGAGGTCATTCAATGGATCCAACGTTAGCAGATGGTGAACGGGTAATTACGTTAAAAAACACAGAAATTAATCGTTTCGATATTATTACTTTCCCAGCGCCAGATGAACCAGATAAAAATTATATTAAACGTGTGATTGGTTTACCTGGAGATACAATTGCGTACAAGGATGATACGTTGTACATCAATGGAAAAGAAGTTGACGAACCCTATTTAGATGAATTTAAAAAAGCCTTAACAGATGGTCAACCTTTGACAGGCGATTTTTCATTAAAAGAAAAAGTACCAGCAGATAGCTACTTTGTTTTAGGTGATAATCGACGGAATTCAAAAGACGGTCGTGTCATTGGTTTTATTCATAAAAAAGATATTTTGGGTGAAGTGAAATTTGTGATGTGGCCATTCTCACGGTTTGGTCCAATACCAGAAGTGTCAAAACAATAA
- a CDS encoding PD-(D/E)XK nuclease family protein encodes MSVQFIRGTAVADLEAPLIQATKQWLEEDAQHEVFYLVPNHIKFEQEIQVLQKLRQLQTTTSDSITSTRLQVFSFYRLAWYYLQHTPFYSADVLSDAGAAMIFRKILVEAEEELQIFRGEINKPGFIQQLFQLYQEMREGNIEIAELYPFLEKQTENPKGQDLQLKFQDLTLIFTRFQLQMSQYGYESAEIIQHLSEYLQTVDLSNVQFVISGYQQFTARELKLIEVLMAQAGSVKVALLLDKQYPHDLPDPRSLFYEAGQTYHQLYQLARQKQIPILSDYVEKKEVLITNPDLQGLNDYWIQSQEHLPPLSTADWRGDGLFLWRAENVKEELTHVATEIRRLVVEEGYRYKEIQVLTRDLDCYENLLEPIFAEHEIPVYVDRDMAMDRHPLVEWIESLFAIHSYNYRYRDVLRFLRTELFMPMNQLATSEESLTDWLNQRNAWRRKVDITENVVLAYGYEGYYWSQEKDWEFIRYDFEAEEQEDVATMEEESNAIRQSLQRLLPSYFQAMISAKTGLEAATVFYHFLLQSGVATQLKMWRLQAIEAGQLETARNHEQTWDALMSLLDEYVTVYGESSFDFTTFQEIFVSGLEGLHYSKVPTAIDQVQVRAMDLTRPGAAKVTFAIGMTEEIFPQKIENKTLLSDEERQTINDTLTENQYLRGTTGRKIAQEPYVAYLVFSSARERLYLTYPSVKDTAQEVKPSPYFKNIQKDLNLPVFEKNETTIFDDETTSLAHISTYRTLIGELTRLKRQRKETQEGLLPFWLNMEKALMNQSIAPLAKQVFESLTHQNIPEKIGEVLAEPLYGKDIYTSVSRMESFYRCQYQYFSRYGLRLKERDVFGLSPAATGEFFHEALDQFFKLLIMNQRNLSELTDQEVNLLAEEVLNSILGDARFSVLTTSSRMNYIRYQLSQTIKKVSWALKRQSQRSGMTTVQTEVLFGQIAAKKGISGLELPLKNQGKIHVRGKIDRIDQLVTPESTYLGVIDYKSSHRKFNMTEAYYGLAMQMLTYLDVALMDAVQLVGQEAKPAGSLYLHVHNPTLSYEGKDDIEQQMLKKYQFDGLLMKDPDLLDHLDTSLQAKQSSLLFPIEESAKEQIKPGRRQEDKFVTEPELGALLSHNRNKFIEAGNQIIGGEVQLNPAYQGKERIACRYCPFRSVCDFDVMLKENNYHRIENLSKEEIMARLLNKDEEGATEDE; translated from the coding sequence ATGAGTGTGCAGTTTATTAGAGGAACCGCCGTGGCAGACTTAGAAGCGCCACTTATACAGGCGACAAAACAATGGCTAGAGGAAGACGCACAGCATGAAGTATTCTATTTAGTCCCGAACCATATTAAGTTTGAGCAAGAAATTCAAGTCTTGCAAAAGTTACGTCAATTACAGACAACTACGTCTGATTCAATAACCAGTACCCGTCTGCAGGTTTTTAGTTTTTATCGTTTGGCTTGGTACTATTTACAACATACACCTTTTTACTCGGCAGATGTTTTATCTGATGCAGGTGCTGCGATGATTTTTCGCAAAATTTTAGTAGAAGCAGAAGAAGAGTTACAAATTTTTAGAGGTGAAATTAACAAGCCTGGCTTTATTCAGCAACTATTTCAGCTTTATCAAGAAATGCGCGAAGGCAATATTGAGATTGCGGAGCTTTATCCATTTTTAGAAAAACAAACGGAGAACCCTAAAGGACAAGATTTACAACTTAAGTTTCAAGATTTAACGTTAATTTTTACGCGATTCCAATTGCAAATGAGTCAGTATGGCTATGAATCAGCGGAGATTATTCAACATTTAAGCGAGTATTTACAAACGGTTGATTTGTCGAATGTTCAATTCGTTATTTCAGGCTATCAGCAGTTTACTGCCAGAGAATTAAAGTTGATTGAAGTGCTAATGGCGCAAGCAGGTTCTGTGAAAGTAGCCCTTTTATTGGACAAACAATATCCGCATGACTTACCTGATCCGCGGTCGTTATTTTATGAAGCGGGACAAACCTATCATCAGCTTTATCAACTAGCAAGACAGAAGCAAATCCCGATTCTTTCAGATTATGTGGAAAAGAAAGAGGTATTAATTACAAATCCAGATTTGCAAGGATTAAACGATTATTGGATTCAATCGCAAGAACACCTGCCTCCATTAAGCACAGCTGACTGGAGGGGCGATGGCTTATTTCTGTGGCGTGCTGAAAACGTTAAAGAAGAATTAACACATGTTGCAACCGAAATTCGCCGTTTAGTGGTGGAAGAAGGGTATCGGTACAAAGAAATTCAGGTGTTGACTCGTGATTTAGATTGTTATGAAAATTTATTAGAACCGATTTTTGCGGAACACGAGATTCCTGTTTATGTCGACCGAGATATGGCTATGGATCGGCATCCTTTAGTCGAATGGATTGAATCTTTATTTGCTATTCATTCGTACAATTATCGTTATCGTGATGTGCTCCGTTTTTTGAGAACGGAATTATTTATGCCAATGAATCAACTCGCTACTTCTGAAGAAAGCTTGACTGATTGGTTAAACCAACGGAACGCTTGGCGCAGAAAAGTTGATATTACCGAAAATGTAGTCCTGGCATACGGCTATGAAGGTTATTATTGGTCGCAAGAAAAAGATTGGGAATTTATTCGGTATGATTTTGAAGCGGAAGAGCAAGAAGATGTCGCTACGATGGAAGAAGAGTCAAATGCGATTCGTCAATCGCTTCAACGGCTGTTACCTAGTTACTTTCAAGCAATGATAAGTGCCAAAACTGGTTTGGAAGCAGCGACCGTCTTCTATCACTTTTTACTGCAAAGTGGTGTGGCAACACAATTAAAAATGTGGCGCTTACAAGCTATCGAAGCCGGTCAACTAGAAACAGCTCGTAACCATGAACAGACTTGGGATGCATTGATGTCGTTACTAGATGAATACGTCACTGTTTACGGAGAAAGTTCGTTTGATTTTACAACGTTTCAAGAAATATTTGTTAGTGGCTTGGAAGGTTTGCACTATAGTAAAGTGCCGACAGCGATTGACCAAGTACAAGTTCGCGCAATGGATTTAACTCGACCTGGCGCTGCCAAGGTTACTTTTGCTATTGGGATGACGGAAGAAATTTTTCCACAAAAGATTGAAAATAAAACACTATTGTCTGATGAAGAACGTCAGACAATCAATGATACTTTAACGGAAAACCAATATTTACGTGGGACAACCGGACGCAAAATTGCGCAAGAACCTTATGTTGCGTATCTTGTCTTTTCTTCAGCGCGAGAACGGTTATATTTAACCTATCCAAGTGTTAAAGATACCGCTCAAGAAGTCAAACCGTCTCCTTATTTTAAAAATATCCAAAAAGATTTAAACTTGCCCGTTTTTGAAAAAAATGAAACAACCATTTTCGATGATGAAACGACCAGTTTAGCCCATATTAGTACGTATCGGACGTTAATCGGTGAATTAACGCGTTTGAAAAGACAACGGAAAGAAACACAAGAAGGATTGTTGCCTTTCTGGTTAAATATGGAAAAAGCGCTAATGAACCAATCAATTGCGCCGCTAGCCAAGCAAGTTTTCGAAAGTTTAACGCATCAAAATATTCCTGAAAAGATTGGTGAGGTCTTAGCAGAACCTTTATATGGTAAAGATATTTATACATCCGTTTCTCGGATGGAGAGTTTTTATCGGTGTCAATATCAATACTTTTCTCGCTATGGCTTACGTTTGAAAGAAAGAGATGTCTTTGGGCTTTCGCCAGCAGCTACAGGGGAATTTTTCCATGAAGCATTGGATCAGTTCTTTAAATTATTGATTATGAATCAACGGAACTTATCTGAATTAACCGATCAGGAAGTCAATTTATTGGCGGAGGAAGTGCTAAATAGTATTTTAGGGGATGCGCGTTTTTCTGTATTAACGACCTCTAGTCGCATGAACTATATTCGCTATCAATTGAGTCAAACAATTAAAAAAGTCAGTTGGGCGCTGAAACGCCAAAGCCAACGAAGTGGCATGACGACTGTTCAAACGGAAGTGTTATTTGGCCAAATTGCCGCTAAAAAAGGAATTTCTGGTTTGGAATTACCATTAAAAAATCAAGGGAAAATTCATGTTCGGGGAAAAATCGACCGGATTGATCAATTGGTTACACCCGAATCAACCTATTTAGGTGTGATTGATTATAAATCGAGTCACCGTAAATTTAATATGACAGAAGCGTATTACGGCTTAGCCATGCAAATGCTGACGTACTTGGATGTGGCTTTAATGGATGCTGTGCAATTAGTTGGTCAAGAAGCTAAACCTGCTGGCTCACTTTATCTGCATGTACACAATCCTACGTTATCTTATGAAGGCAAAGACGACATTGAACAACAAATGCTTAAAAAATATCAGTTTGATGGTCTTTTGATGAAAGACCCAGATTTATTGGATCATTTAGATACGAGTCTGCAAGCTAAACAAAGTTCGTTGCTGTTTCCGATTGAAGAATCCGCCAAAGAACAAATTAAACCTGGTCGTCGCCAAGAAGATAAATTTGTGACAGAACCAGAATTAGGCGCGTTGCTTTCCCATAACCGAAATAAATTTATTGAAGCGGGGAATCAAATTATTGGCGGCGAAGTTCAACTTAATCCCGCTTATCAAGGCAAGGAACGGATTGCTTGTCGCTATTGTCCGTTTCGAAGTGTCTGTGATTTTGATGTGATGCTAAAAGAAAATAATTATCATCGTATTGAGAATTTATCCAAAGAGGAAATTATGGCGCGCTTGTTAAACAAAGATGAGGAAGGAGCAACCGAAGATGAGTAA
- the addA gene encoding helicase-exonuclease AddAB subunit AddA, with protein sequence MSKTIPLRPANEQFTDSQWQAVFDGDENILVSASAGSGKTTVLVRRVIEKVKSGVDIDRLLIVTYTEAAAREMKERIQVALQKAMNEEQDPERRRHFSRQIALLPTANISTLHAFCLTVIRRFYYLIDIDPVFRMLTDETETLLLKEDVWDALREQFYAENQEAFYQLTANFSNDRSDDGLTNLIFSFYEFAKANPDPEAWINGLTQAYEVGDQLGESTLFQTYLKPLAVETLQRTLQRYEEMVTLTEGEEKLQKIWYLAQNEKEQTKQFLQFLERNDLESAYNLTELLSFDRYPTVRAEELKPTAEQAKQLREQNKKALNDLKKQLFTLSPDAMKQVLKEATPIVQEMAHVGKQFMEAYGAEKRLKNLVDFNDLEHYTLAILAKNQADGWHASEASVYYREKFDEVLVDEYQDINQLQESILYWLRRPLSTEGNLFMVGDVKQSIYSFRLADPTLFIEKYNQYGQGKEGKRIILAENFRSRKDVLDFTNLVFSQLMDERVGQIAYDESAALVHGFDQFSEAADYSTELLIYEKKATESVEFPELQSPELLIEDKTEGELYVTALKIRELIDQNFLIYDKKLKTDRPITYQDIVLLTPTKKNNLTILDVFKSLEIPVQVNDAQNYFQATEIRTMIALLQLIDNPYQDIPLAAVLRSPIVGLKENELVLIRLANKETSYYEAFLTFNQKMEPTMEEAVVQEKTIRFAESLEKWREQARRNQISTLLWTIYRETAYLDYVGGLPVGKQRQANLYALVDRAAAYEKTTFRGLFQFVRFIEKMQEKDKDLAEPVVLSEENAVRVMTIHASKGLEFPVVFVLDMTKEFNVSDLNERYIFEENLGVGIRYLQPEERVMYDTLPFLAIKQVRLRKLLSEEMRKLYVALTRAEQKLFLVGSYKDQAAMWKEWLKVGDVETLVLPAENRLQSKSSLMNWVGMTLVRHQKADEYQQEVVVSNVPQVKKHPANFHIQWFNEEQLRAAIQQLQLPERQAEDLAEKAQLSADKINRGLARLSFNYPFEVATRTTSYQSVSEIKRVFDDPDNKEIGKIEVREDNTIQAQPLIVNRMIEGDLSKPKFLDTVQAPSAAEIGTATHYLLQLIDLSTQPSYEEVRAVQERLVENKLILPAIAEKMNLEQIVAFFDTALGKQLIQHHQTVRREQPFSMLIEAEELIQNYPETTQDDLLIHGIIDGYIELDNQCILYDYKTDHVKGTSPQAISEIVERYRGQMNLYRRALQESTHKEVSHVYLILLNGGVIIDMQTGNVVDFIK encoded by the coding sequence ATGAGTAAAACAATTCCACTACGTCCAGCCAATGAGCAATTCACCGACAGTCAATGGCAAGCGGTGTTTGATGGCGATGAAAATATCTTAGTTTCTGCTTCGGCTGGCTCAGGAAAAACCACTGTTTTAGTCCGCCGTGTCATTGAAAAAGTCAAAAGCGGCGTCGATATCGATCGTCTCTTGATTGTGACGTACACTGAAGCCGCCGCCCGTGAGATGAAAGAACGTATCCAAGTGGCTTTACAAAAGGCAATGAATGAAGAACAAGATCCAGAAAGAAGACGGCATTTTTCTCGTCAAATTGCTCTTTTGCCAACAGCCAATATCAGCACGTTACATGCCTTTTGTTTAACTGTTATTCGTCGTTTTTATTATTTAATTGACATAGATCCAGTTTTTCGGATGTTAACAGATGAAACAGAAACATTGTTATTAAAAGAAGATGTTTGGGATGCATTACGTGAACAATTTTATGCGGAAAATCAAGAAGCGTTTTACCAATTAACAGCGAATTTTTCCAATGACCGTAGTGATGACGGACTCACTAACTTAATTTTTTCTTTTTATGAATTTGCCAAAGCCAATCCTGATCCAGAGGCGTGGATTAATGGCTTAACACAAGCCTACGAAGTAGGGGATCAGCTAGGCGAATCAACGTTATTTCAGACGTATTTAAAACCGCTAGCCGTTGAGACGTTACAACGAACTCTTCAGCGTTACGAAGAAATGGTGACCTTAACAGAGGGCGAAGAGAAACTTCAAAAGATTTGGTATTTAGCTCAAAATGAAAAGGAACAAACAAAACAATTTTTACAATTTTTAGAGAGAAATGATTTAGAGAGCGCCTATAATTTGACTGAATTGTTGAGCTTTGACCGCTACCCAACGGTTCGTGCCGAAGAGTTGAAACCAACCGCGGAACAAGCCAAACAGTTACGAGAACAAAATAAAAAAGCGTTAAATGATTTGAAAAAGCAACTGTTTACACTTTCTCCAGATGCCATGAAACAAGTCTTGAAAGAGGCCACGCCCATTGTTCAAGAAATGGCTCACGTGGGGAAACAATTTATGGAGGCCTATGGCGCAGAAAAACGGCTTAAAAATTTAGTGGATTTTAACGATTTAGAACATTATACGTTAGCTATTTTAGCGAAAAATCAGGCAGATGGCTGGCATGCATCAGAAGCCTCGGTTTACTATCGCGAAAAATTTGATGAAGTGTTAGTCGATGAATACCAAGATATCAATCAATTACAAGAATCTATTTTGTATTGGTTGCGCCGTCCGCTTAGCACAGAAGGAAACCTTTTTATGGTAGGAGATGTGAAACAGTCTATTTATTCTTTCCGCTTGGCAGATCCTACATTGTTTATTGAAAAATACAATCAGTATGGGCAAGGCAAAGAGGGCAAACGAATTATTCTAGCTGAAAATTTTCGTTCCCGCAAAGACGTTTTAGACTTTACGAATTTAGTATTTAGTCAATTAATGGATGAGCGAGTGGGCCAAATTGCTTACGATGAGTCAGCCGCTTTGGTTCATGGTTTTGATCAATTTTCGGAGGCGGCTGATTATTCAACTGAATTGCTAATTTATGAAAAAAAAGCAACAGAATCAGTTGAATTTCCAGAATTACAATCCCCTGAGTTGTTGATTGAAGATAAGACAGAAGGGGAGCTTTACGTTACTGCTTTGAAAATTCGTGAATTAATTGACCAAAATTTCTTGATTTATGATAAAAAGCTGAAAACGGATCGACCGATTACTTATCAAGATATTGTCTTATTAACGCCTACGAAGAAAAATAATTTAACTATTTTAGATGTTTTTAAATCATTAGAAATTCCAGTTCAAGTCAATGATGCTCAAAATTATTTCCAAGCAACGGAAATTCGTACAATGATTGCCTTGCTTCAATTGATTGATAATCCCTATCAAGACATTCCTTTGGCAGCTGTGTTACGTTCACCAATTGTTGGATTAAAAGAAAACGAATTAGTGCTTATTCGTTTGGCTAATAAGGAAACCAGTTACTACGAAGCATTTTTAACGTTTAATCAAAAGATGGAACCAACCATGGAGGAAGCAGTTGTTCAGGAAAAAACTATACGTTTTGCTGAATCATTAGAAAAATGGCGGGAACAGGCTCGACGCAACCAGATTAGTACCTTGCTGTGGACGATTTATCGGGAAACGGCCTACCTTGATTATGTTGGCGGGTTGCCTGTTGGCAAACAACGCCAAGCCAATTTATATGCGTTGGTCGATCGGGCCGCGGCGTATGAAAAAACAACCTTCCGCGGATTATTTCAATTTGTTCGCTTCATCGAAAAAATGCAAGAAAAAGACAAAGATTTAGCGGAACCAGTCGTTTTAAGTGAAGAGAATGCCGTACGCGTCATGACGATTCACGCTAGTAAAGGGTTAGAATTTCCGGTGGTATTCGTTTTAGATATGACCAAAGAATTTAATGTCAGTGATTTGAATGAACGCTATATCTTTGAAGAAAATTTAGGGGTAGGCATTCGTTATTTACAACCTGAAGAACGAGTTATGTACGATACTTTACCATTTTTGGCGATTAAACAAGTACGATTAAGAAAATTACTATCCGAAGAAATGCGGAAGTTATATGTGGCGTTGACACGTGCAGAACAAAAACTTTTTCTGGTAGGCTCCTATAAAGACCAAGCGGCGATGTGGAAAGAGTGGCTGAAAGTTGGCGATGTAGAAACACTGGTGCTACCAGCTGAAAATCGCTTGCAAAGTAAAAGTAGTTTAATGAATTGGGTAGGGATGACATTGGTACGTCATCAAAAAGCCGATGAATATCAGCAAGAAGTAGTAGTAAGTAACGTTCCGCAAGTCAAAAAGCACCCAGCTAATTTTCATATTCAGTGGTTCAACGAAGAACAACTACGAGCAGCCATTCAGCAATTACAATTGCCAGAAAGACAAGCAGAGGATTTAGCCGAAAAAGCGCAATTATCTGCTGACAAAATCAATCGTGGTCTTGCACGGTTAAGTTTCAATTATCCGTTTGAAGTGGCTACTCGGACTACCAGTTATCAGTCTGTTTCTGAAATCAAGCGAGTATTTGATGACCCCGACAACAAAGAAATTGGTAAAATTGAGGTTCGGGAAGACAATACTATTCAAGCGCAACCGTTGATTGTCAATCGAATGATTGAAGGAGATTTAAGTAAGCCTAAATTTTTAGATACGGTTCAAGCGCCCTCAGCAGCTGAAATTGGGACAGCAACCCATTATTTATTACAACTAATTGATTTAAGTACGCAACCTTCTTATGAGGAAGTGCGAGCTGTTCAAGAACGCTTAGTGGAAAATAAATTGATTTTACCAGCAATTGCTGAAAAAATGAATCTGGAACAAATCGTGGCCTTCTTTGACACCGCCTTAGGAAAACAATTGATTCAACACCATCAAACCGTTAGAAGGGAACAACCTTTTTCTATGCTGATTGAAGCAGAAGAGCTCATTCAAAATTATCCAGAAACGACACAAGATGATTTATTAATTCATGGGATTATTGATGGCTATATCGAATTAGACAATCAATGCATTTTGTATGACTATAAAACCGATCATGTAAAAGGCACCTCTCCCCAAGCGATTTCTGAAATTGTCGAACGGTATCGCGGACAGATGAATCTTTATCGTAGAGCGCTACAAGAGTCAACGCATAAAGAGGTGTCGCACGTCTATTTAATTTTATTAAATGGAGGAGTAATTATTGACATGCAGACAGGAAATGTTGTAGATTTTATAAAGTAG